From Actinopolymorpha cephalotaxi, one genomic window encodes:
- a CDS encoding Gfo/Idh/MocA family protein, with amino-acid sequence MNDRPVYSAAVIGCGAGGMLSVRALAASDRFRLVGACDLRPDVRDTLAAEHPGIRTYADYRELLADAAAAAGTGDAIDVVCVSTYAPTHEEIALAALATRPRGLLVEKPLGDTAAAGRRIVDAVRRSGTPLAVPHGLVARPTSLEILRRVRAGDIGEVRLVEIECAGWDIINAGIHWFQYAVNLLGADPFAGVLATCDTSSRTFRDGMRVETEAVTYAWTRGGARVVLHSGDYVAQSRPGKDTLFRVVGTDGLVEFWGWENGYRIVAGAGPADVGPIPEADRSPHQVHLEELARQIDEAEQDYTVADTSLRALELCEAAYLSHRHRCVVTFPLSEFVPPEFAPPQVPDWDPGTPYPGEGGGRDGRRLEAR; translated from the coding sequence ATGAACGACCGGCCGGTGTACTCCGCCGCGGTGATCGGATGCGGTGCCGGTGGGATGCTCAGCGTCCGCGCGCTCGCCGCCTCGGACCGGTTCCGGCTGGTGGGCGCGTGCGACCTGCGGCCCGACGTCCGGGACACGCTCGCAGCGGAACACCCCGGGATCCGCACTTACGCCGACTATCGCGAGCTGCTCGCCGACGCGGCCGCGGCCGCCGGGACCGGCGACGCGATCGACGTCGTGTGCGTGTCGACCTACGCCCCCACCCACGAGGAGATCGCGCTGGCTGCGCTGGCGACGCGTCCACGCGGCCTGCTGGTGGAGAAGCCGCTCGGCGACACGGCCGCGGCGGGCCGGCGGATCGTCGACGCGGTGCGCCGGAGCGGGACGCCGCTCGCCGTCCCACACGGGCTGGTCGCCCGGCCGACCTCGCTGGAGATCCTGCGCCGGGTGCGGGCCGGGGACATCGGCGAGGTCCGGCTGGTGGAGATCGAGTGCGCCGGCTGGGACATCATCAACGCCGGCATCCACTGGTTCCAGTACGCCGTCAACCTGCTCGGCGCCGACCCGTTCGCCGGCGTGCTCGCGACCTGCGACACCTCCAGCCGGACGTTCCGCGACGGTATGCGGGTGGAGACCGAGGCGGTGACGTACGCGTGGACGCGCGGCGGTGCCCGGGTCGTCCTGCACAGCGGCGACTATGTCGCGCAGAGCCGTCCCGGCAAGGACACGTTGTTCCGCGTTGTCGGCACCGACGGGCTGGTGGAGTTCTGGGGCTGGGAGAACGGCTACCGGATCGTCGCCGGCGCGGGACCCGCCGACGTCGGCCCGATCCCCGAGGCGGACCGCTCGCCGCACCAGGTGCACCTGGAGGAACTGGCCCGCCAGATCGACGAGGCAGAGCAGGATTACACGGTCGCGGACACCTCGCTGCGGGCGCTGGAGCTGTGCGAGGCGGCGTACCTCTCGCACCGGCACCGGTGTGTGGTGACGTTCCCGCTGTCGGAGTTCGTGCCGCCGGAGTTCGCACCGCCGCAGGTGCCGGACTGGGACCCGGGTACGCCGTATCCCGGCGAGGGCGGCGGTCGCGACGGCCGCCGGCTGGAGGCACGATGA
- a CDS encoding Gfo/Idh/MocA family protein: MTPTNTTRTTFGVVGSGWRTEFYLRIAAALPDHFGVAGVVARRAERAKELRERFGVPTFDSVDALLDDGRPDFVVTSVSWAANPGLVVELSERGVPVLSETPPAPDLDGMRALWDAVGDTAIVEVAEQYPFLPEYAARVAVCRSGLLGTVTSAHLSATQTYHAIAVLRTLLDVGFADAEVAGTAFTNRLQRGPDRDGWPVRDELADAGQVIATLDFGGRLGVYDFTDGQWFHPILGNRIVVRGERGEVIDDRLTYLPQADPDAPVQTSFTRQQTGLGGDLEGFHLRALYAGDRRVYANPYAPARLPDEEIAIATCLTRMAARIGAGGQPAGGYSLADACQDHYLGLVVAEAVASGTRIRTTRQPWAHD; the protein is encoded by the coding sequence ATGACTCCCACGAACACCACGAGAACCACCTTCGGCGTGGTCGGCAGCGGCTGGCGGACGGAGTTCTACCTCCGGATCGCCGCCGCGCTGCCGGACCATTTCGGCGTCGCGGGCGTCGTCGCCCGCCGAGCCGAACGCGCGAAGGAGCTCCGGGAACGCTTCGGCGTACCGACGTTCGACTCGGTGGACGCGTTGCTGGACGACGGAAGGCCGGACTTCGTGGTCACGTCGGTGTCGTGGGCGGCCAACCCCGGCCTCGTGGTGGAACTGAGCGAACGCGGCGTTCCGGTGCTGAGCGAGACGCCGCCGGCGCCCGACCTGGACGGGATGCGGGCGCTGTGGGACGCGGTCGGGGACACCGCGATCGTGGAGGTCGCCGAGCAGTATCCGTTCCTTCCGGAGTACGCCGCGCGGGTGGCCGTGTGCCGTTCGGGCCTGCTCGGCACGGTGACCTCGGCGCACCTGTCGGCCACCCAGACCTACCACGCGATCGCGGTGCTGCGTACGTTGCTGGACGTCGGTTTCGCCGACGCGGAGGTGGCCGGAACCGCCTTCACCAACCGGCTCCAGCGCGGTCCCGACCGCGACGGCTGGCCCGTGCGGGACGAGCTCGCGGACGCCGGCCAGGTGATCGCGACGCTGGACTTCGGGGGCCGGCTCGGCGTCTACGACTTCACCGACGGGCAGTGGTTCCACCCGATTCTCGGCAACCGGATCGTCGTCCGCGGTGAACGCGGCGAGGTGATCGACGACCGGCTGACCTACCTGCCGCAGGCCGACCCGGACGCGCCGGTGCAGACGTCGTTCACGCGTCAGCAGACCGGACTCGGCGGCGACCTGGAGGGATTCCACCTGCGGGCGCTGTATGCCGGGGACCGTCGGGTGTACGCCAACCCGTACGCGCCGGCGCGGCTGCCCGACGAGGAGATCGCGATCGCCACCTGCCTGACCCGGATGGCCGCACGGATCGGTGCCGGAGGGCAGCCGGCTGGTGGTTACTCACTCGCGGACGCGTGCCAGGACCACTATCTCGGCCTGGTCGTCGCGGAGGCCGTGGCGTCGGGGACGCGGATCCGCACCACCCGCCAGCCCTGGGCGCACGACTGA
- a CDS encoding phosphatase PAP2 family protein — protein sequence MQRLVKGLVAGWLLVLVLAQAAVLVLVWWIFIRTPHGQVLDASVLRASDMGRDRVDGLVTVVLDAVSLASLVVATAVVAFIAVVRRRIRLALVATVLVAGANLTCQVLKDYLIDRPDLGIPGTNIGAPNSMPSGHVTVAASIAVAAVLVLPPRLRGLAAILGAVYVSLTGIATLSAGWHRPSDALAALLIVGIWAAAAGYLLILGQRHEPVREPSNPHHRTVAGLALVGGAFLVVAVLAIGLADRGGLTPPVDLHPGQLAGAYVGGVSGVAGATCLALALVLSTLHRVVPDLERPGLVETLVENLRPGTPPTGVVASAADGVANTPGREN from the coding sequence ATGCAGCGCCTCGTCAAGGGTCTGGTCGCCGGATGGCTGCTGGTGCTCGTGCTGGCACAGGCGGCCGTACTCGTACTCGTGTGGTGGATCTTCATCCGCACACCACACGGTCAGGTCCTGGACGCGAGCGTTCTCCGAGCGAGCGACATGGGCCGGGACCGGGTCGACGGACTCGTCACCGTCGTACTCGACGCTGTCTCGCTGGCGTCCCTCGTGGTGGCGACGGCCGTCGTCGCGTTCATCGCCGTCGTCCGCCGCCGGATCCGGCTGGCGCTGGTCGCCACCGTGCTGGTCGCGGGCGCGAACCTCACCTGTCAGGTTCTCAAGGACTACCTGATCGACCGGCCCGACCTCGGGATTCCCGGCACCAACATCGGCGCCCCCAACAGCATGCCGAGCGGGCACGTGACGGTGGCCGCGTCCATCGCCGTCGCCGCCGTACTGGTCCTTCCGCCGCGGCTACGTGGCCTGGCCGCGATCCTCGGCGCGGTCTACGTCTCGCTCACCGGGATCGCGACGTTGTCCGCGGGGTGGCACCGGCCGAGCGACGCCCTGGCCGCGCTCCTCATCGTCGGGATCTGGGCCGCCGCGGCGGGATACCTGCTCATCCTCGGGCAACGGCACGAACCCGTTCGCGAGCCTTCCAACCCTCACCACCGCACCGTGGCCGGCCTCGCCCTGGTGGGCGGCGCGTTCCTGGTGGTCGCCGTGCTTGCCATCGGGCTCGCCGACCGAGGCGGGTTGACCCCGCCGGTCGACCTCCACCCGGGCCAACTCGCCGGCGCGTACGTCGGTGGGGTGAGCGGTGTCGCCGGGGCGACCTGCCTCGCGCTGGCACTGGTGCTGTCGACGTTGCATCGCGTCGTCCCCGACCTCGAGCGGCCGGGCCTGGTCGAGACACTCGTGGAGAACCTGCGCCCTGGGACTCCCC